A genome region from Sphingobacteriaceae bacterium GW460-11-11-14-LB5 includes the following:
- a CDS encoding ribonucleoside-diphosphate reductase: MEQELLLQENKDRFVLLPIKYPAIWEMYKKTEASFWTAEEIDLSDDQKHWDNLNDGERHFISHILAFFSASDGIVNENLAVNFMSEVQLPEARCFYGFQIMMENIHAETYALLIDTYIKDPEEKDRLFHAIDTVPAVKRKAEWALRWIENGTFAERLVAFAAVEGIFFSGSFCSIFWLKKRGLMPGLTFSNELISRDEGSHCEFACLLYSMLSNKLSEEAVHGIISDAVEIEKEFITDALPVALIGMNAKLMSQYIEFVADRWLQELGYKKIYNATNPFDFMEMISLQGKTNFFEKRVGDYQKSGVLTSADNNKQAFSLDEDF, encoded by the coding sequence ATGGAACAGGAATTATTACTACAAGAAAACAAAGATAGATTTGTGCTTTTGCCGATTAAGTATCCGGCAATCTGGGAAATGTATAAAAAGACCGAAGCTAGTTTTTGGACTGCAGAAGAGATTGATCTTTCTGACGATCAGAAACACTGGGACAATTTAAATGATGGCGAAAGACATTTCATTTCTCACATCCTTGCTTTCTTTTCTGCTAGTGATGGTATCGTGAACGAAAATCTTGCAGTAAACTTCATGAGTGAGGTTCAATTGCCAGAAGCACGTTGTTTTTATGGTTTCCAGATTATGATGGAAAACATCCATGCCGAAACCTACGCCCTGTTAATCGATACTTATATTAAAGATCCTGAAGAAAAAGACCGTTTGTTCCACGCGATTGATACTGTTCCTGCAGTAAAAAGAAAAGCAGAATGGGCTTTACGCTGGATTGAAAACGGAACTTTTGCCGAACGTTTAGTGGCATTTGCTGCGGTTGAAGGTATTTTCTTCAGCGGAAGTTTCTGCTCTATTTTCTGGTTGAAAAAACGTGGCTTAATGCCAGGCTTAACTTTCAGTAACGAGTTGATCTCGAGAGACGAAGGCTCGCACTGCGAATTTGCCTGTTTATTGTACAGCATGCTGAGCAATAAATTAAGCGAAGAAGCAGTTCACGGAATCATTAGTGATGCGGTAGAAATTGAAAAAGAATTTATTACCGATGCCTTACCAGTAGCGCTAATTGGTATGAATGCCAAATTAATGAGCCAATATATTGAGTTTGTGGCCGATAGATGGTTACAGGAGCTGGGTTACAAAAAAATCTATAATGCAACCAATCCATTCGATTTTATGGAAATGATTTCATTGCAGGGTAAAACCAATTTCTTCGAAAAACGTGTTGGCGATTATCAGAAAAGTGGTGTGTTAACCTCTGCTGATAATAACAAACAGGCGTTCTCTTTAGACGAGGACTTTTAA
- a CDS encoding septal ring lytic transglycosylase RlpA family lipoprotein codes for MKYLLLLSFCFLFLLGKAQDSDSSNEPDSIKKTVLATYYHRKFEGRRTTSGAKYRAKKLTAAHRTLPFGTLVTVTNPDNGKSVVVKVNDRGPFSKRLAIDLSERAAKQIGIYRKGIAKVSLSYTVE; via the coding sequence ATGAAGTATCTGCTGTTATTAAGTTTTTGTTTCCTGTTTTTACTCGGTAAAGCACAAGATTCTGATTCATCAAACGAACCAGATAGTATCAAAAAAACAGTTCTCGCCACTTATTATCACAGAAAATTCGAAGGCCGCCGAACCACCAGCGGCGCTAAATACAGGGCAAAAAAATTAACGGCCGCCCACCGTACCCTGCCATTCGGCACCCTCGTTACCGTAACCAATCCAGATAACGGAAAATCGGTCGTTGTAAAGGTAAATGACCGTGGTCCATTCTCTAAAAGATTAGCGATAGATTTGTCTGAACGTGCTGCAAAACAGATTGGTATCTATCGTAAAGGCATTGCTAAAGTAAGCCTGAGTTACACGGTTGAGTAA
- a CDS encoding methionine sulfoxide reductase B gives MKTMLNKLFLLSAVVLITGVSACAQKQDKKAVKQSKETEQIIPKKKMNWNPLTPEEERVIVNKGTEYPGTGKYEHTTDKGTYTCKRCNAALYRSESKFDAHCGWPAFDDEIKGAVKRIPDADGSRTEIVCANCGAHLGHVFLGEGFTNKDTRHCVNSISMNFVPDKK, from the coding sequence ATGAAAACGATGTTAAATAAACTATTTTTGCTTTCTGCTGTTGTTTTAATAACAGGTGTTTCAGCTTGTGCGCAAAAGCAAGATAAGAAAGCCGTAAAACAATCGAAGGAAACAGAACAAATCATACCAAAGAAGAAAATGAACTGGAATCCATTAACACCCGAAGAAGAAAGAGTAATTGTAAATAAAGGTACAGAATATCCTGGTACAGGTAAATATGAACATACAACAGATAAAGGAACTTATACCTGTAAACGTTGTAATGCGGCCTTATACCGTTCGGAAAGTAAGTTCGATGCACATTGTGGCTGGCCTGCTTTCGACGATGAAATTAAAGGCGCTGTAAAGCGTATTCCTGATGCCGATGGTTCGCGTACAGAAATTGTTTGCGCCAACTGTGGTGCGCATTTAGGGCACGTATTTTTGGGCGAAGGATTTACCAATAAAGACACCCGTCATTGTGTAAATTCAATCTCCATGAATTTCGTGCCGGATAAAAAATAA
- a CDS encoding succinate--CoA ligase subunit alpha, protein MSVLVNKDSKVIVQGFTGNEGTYHAEQMLAYGTNVVGGVTPGKGGQLHLEKPVFNTVKDAVDKTGANVSIIFVPPAFAADAIMEAAEGGIKVIVCITEGIPTKDMIQVKEYIADRDVTLIGPNCPGVITADEAKIGIMPGFIFKKGHVGVVSKSGTLTYEAVDQVVKAGLGITTAIGIGGDPIIGTPTVEAVKLLMNDPETHGIIMIGEIGGGMEAEAARWIKENGTKPVVGFIAGQTAPPGRRMGHAGAIVGGADDTAAAKMKIMRECGIRVVESPAEIGAAMAEELAK, encoded by the coding sequence ATGAGCGTTTTAGTAAATAAAGATTCTAAGGTTATCGTTCAGGGTTTTACCGGAAACGAAGGAACTTACCACGCTGAGCAGATGCTGGCCTATGGTACAAACGTAGTTGGTGGTGTAACGCCTGGCAAAGGTGGGCAATTGCATTTAGAAAAGCCTGTTTTTAATACTGTTAAAGATGCCGTTGATAAAACGGGTGCAAATGTATCTATCATTTTTGTGCCACCAGCTTTTGCTGCTGATGCAATTATGGAAGCTGCCGAAGGTGGTATTAAAGTTATTGTTTGTATTACTGAAGGTATCCCGACTAAGGATATGATTCAGGTTAAAGAATATATTGCTGATCGCGATGTTACCCTTATCGGCCCTAACTGTCCGGGTGTAATCACTGCTGATGAAGCTAAAATTGGTATCATGCCAGGTTTTATCTTCAAAAAAGGTCACGTAGGTGTGGTTTCTAAATCAGGAACTTTAACTTACGAAGCAGTAGACCAGGTGGTTAAAGCGGGTTTAGGTATTACAACGGCTATCGGTATCGGTGGTGACCCGATTATCGGAACACCAACTGTAGAAGCAGTTAAATTATTAATGAACGACCCTGAAACTCACGGTATCATCATGATTGGTGAAATTGGTGGTGGAATGGAAGCTGAAGCTGCCCGTTGGATTAAAGAAAACGGTACTAAACCTGTTGTAGGTTTCATCGCTGGTCAAACTGCGCCTCCGGGACGTAGAATGGGCCATGCTGGTGCTATTGTTGGTGGTGCTGACGATACTGCAGCTGCAAAAATGAAAATCATGCGTGAGTGTGGTATCCGTGTAGTAGAAAGTCCTGCTGAAATCGGTGCTGCAATGGCAGAAGAATTAGCCAAATAA
- a CDS encoding cupin, whose protein sequence is MIKKLIPIAAVFAAAFISMNARAQNSDTTKYILQNDVEVAKEEPGTHNGGGKTIGFNFFSEAKSLKTVFKKRTLKSGSAIGYHLQKEDEIYYVLSGNGTMQMNGKTFAVKPGDAILTRPGSSHGIAPNVGNDLTILIVYEKK, encoded by the coding sequence ATGATCAAAAAATTAATCCCTATCGCCGCTGTTTTCGCTGCTGCTTTCATTTCTATGAATGCACGTGCGCAGAATAGTGATACAACCAAATATATCCTACAAAACGATGTTGAAGTAGCCAAAGAAGAACCAGGAACACACAATGGCGGTGGTAAAACCATCGGTTTTAATTTTTTTAGTGAGGCCAAAAGCCTGAAAACCGTATTTAAAAAACGTACTTTAAAATCGGGTTCTGCTATAGGTTATCATTTGCAAAAAGAAGATGAAATTTATTATGTGCTCAGTGGAAACGGAACCATGCAGATGAACGGGAAAACGTTTGCAGTTAAACCTGGTGATGCCATTTTAACCCGTCCGGGCAGTTCGCACGGTATTGCCCCAAATGTAGGTAACGACCTGACTATTTTGATTGTTTACGAAAAGAAATGA
- a CDS encoding 23S rRNA (adenine(1618)-N(6))-methyltransferase, with protein sequence MAQEEQNNRKEKSELHPRNKHRSRYNFKQLTATSKELKRFVFKNEHNDDSIDFADQSAVKALNRALLKYFYNISQWDIPADFLCPPIPGRADYIHYVADLLGSSNKGKNPKGANINVLDIGVGANCIYPIIGHQEYGWSFVGSEIDPLSVDSAKRIIEANKPLQGAVEIRQQSSKMGIFRGVVGGKERFDAVVCNPPFHASLKEAEQGTRQKWRNLGGNEKEVKHVLNFGGNKAELWCPGGERAFVEQMIIQSEQIKNQVLWFTSLVSKSANLKSIYSALVKANAFEVTTVQMSQGQKISRFVAWTFHDEAAQAEWVKAWKTEPKPKADSPKTEAKGL encoded by the coding sequence TTGGCTCAAGAAGAACAAAATAACCGCAAAGAAAAAAGCGAGTTACACCCACGCAACAAACACCGTTCGCGTTACAATTTCAAACAACTTACAGCAACCTCAAAAGAATTAAAACGTTTCGTTTTTAAAAACGAACATAATGACGATTCTATCGATTTTGCAGATCAAAGTGCCGTTAAAGCACTTAACAGAGCGTTGTTGAAGTATTTTTATAACATTTCGCAATGGGATATCCCTGCCGATTTTCTTTGTCCGCCAATTCCCGGCCGGGCCGATTATATCCACTATGTTGCTGATCTTTTGGGGTCGAGCAATAAAGGTAAAAACCCTAAAGGAGCCAATATTAATGTATTGGATATTGGTGTAGGGGCCAACTGTATTTACCCCATTATCGGTCACCAGGAATATGGCTGGAGTTTCGTAGGTTCTGAGATCGATCCACTTTCAGTTGATTCGGCAAAACGTATTATTGAAGCCAACAAACCCTTACAAGGGGCGGTAGAAATCCGTCAGCAATCTTCAAAAATGGGCATTTTCAGAGGTGTTGTAGGCGGTAAAGAAAGATTCGATGCAGTGGTTTGTAATCCGCCGTTTCATGCTTCGTTAAAAGAAGCCGAGCAGGGTACCCGTCAGAAATGGCGTAACCTGGGTGGTAACGAAAAAGAAGTAAAACACGTATTAAACTTTGGGGGTAATAAAGCCGAGCTTTGGTGTCCGGGTGGTGAGCGTGCTTTCGTAGAGCAGATGATTATCCAGAGCGAGCAGATCAAAAATCAGGTGTTATGGTTTACTTCATTGGTATCAAAAAGTGCCAATTTAAAAAGTATTTATAGCGCTTTGGTGAAAGCAAATGCTTTTGAGGTAACCACCGTTCAAATGAGCCAGGGACAAAAAATCAGCCGTTTCGTTGCATGGACCTTCCATGATGAAGCTGCCCAGGCCGAGTGGGTAAAAGCCTGGAAAACGGAACCAAAACCTAAAGCAGATAGTCCTAAGACTGAAGCAAAAGGTCTTTAG
- a CDS encoding glutamate/aspartate:proton symporter GltP, giving the protein MTVTEFIKKVFSNLTFQVLLAIIIGIYVGAYFPGFAPTAKLISQGFINLISMLIAPIIFFTIVLGIAHMGDMKKVGRVGGKALLYFEIVSTVAIAIGLLVANVLKPGAGMIAKAGDATKIAGYAEQAKDMNWAEFFLHIIPHNIIASFAEGNILQILLFAILFGYGLNKLGGEGTTVLNAFDKISKVLFKIMKLIMRLAPIGAFGGMAFSIGTHGLESIVGMAKLMGSVYLTCFLFIFVILNGICRYYNFSLWAYLKYIRQEILIVLGTSSSESALPSMMQKMEAIGCDKSVVGLVIPTGYSFNLDGTAIYLAMAVIFLCQVFHVDLTLGQQITVLGVLMITSKGAAGVTGSGFIVLVSTLTALKIMPIEHISILIGVDRFMSEARAITNVIGNGVATIVIAKSEKQFDEQKYLKAIQPAMIEKAEEV; this is encoded by the coding sequence ATGACAGTTACAGAATTTATAAAGAAAGTATTTTCCAATTTAACCTTTCAGGTTTTATTGGCCATCATCATTGGAATCTACGTTGGTGCTTACTTTCCTGGTTTTGCACCCACCGCTAAATTAATCAGTCAGGGTTTTATTAACCTGATTAGCATGTTAATTGCACCAATTATTTTCTTTACCATTGTTTTAGGTATTGCGCATATGGGCGATATGAAAAAGGTGGGCAGGGTAGGCGGCAAGGCACTGTTATATTTCGAAATTGTGAGCACAGTAGCCATTGCAATTGGTTTATTGGTAGCCAATGTTTTAAAGCCCGGTGCCGGAATGATTGCTAAGGCTGGCGATGCTACCAAAATTGCAGGTTATGCTGAACAGGCAAAAGACATGAATTGGGCCGAATTCTTCCTGCATATTATTCCGCATAATATTATAGCCTCATTTGCCGAAGGCAATATTTTACAGATTTTATTGTTTGCCATTCTTTTTGGTTATGGACTGAATAAACTGGGTGGCGAAGGTACCACAGTTTTGAATGCCTTTGATAAAATATCGAAGGTGTTATTTAAAATTATGAAGCTGATTATGCGTTTAGCACCAATTGGTGCTTTCGGCGGAATGGCTTTCAGCATTGGTACTCATGGTCTGGAAAGTATAGTGGGCATGGCCAAACTCATGGGTTCGGTTTATTTAACCTGCTTCCTGTTTATTTTCGTGATTTTAAACGGAATTTGCCGTTACTATAACTTTAGCCTCTGGGCTTACCTGAAGTATATCCGTCAGGAAATTTTAATTGTATTGGGTACCTCCTCATCAGAATCTGCCTTGCCGAGTATGATGCAGAAAATGGAAGCCATCGGTTGCGATAAATCGGTTGTTGGTTTGGTTATTCCTACGGGTTATTCATTCAACCTGGATGGAACAGCAATTTATCTGGCCATGGCCGTTATATTTCTCTGTCAGGTTTTTCATGTGGATTTAACGCTTGGACAGCAGATCACCGTCTTAGGTGTGTTGATGATAACTTCAAAAGGTGCTGCAGGGGTAACTGGTAGTGGTTTTATTGTTTTGGTATCAACCTTAACGGCCTTAAAAATTATGCCGATTGAACATATTTCGATATTAATCGGTGTAGATCGTTTTATGAGCGAAGCCAGAGCGATAACCAACGTAATTGGAAACGGTGTGGCTACCATCGTAATTGCTAAAAGCGAAAAACAGTTTGATGAGCAGAAGTATTTAAAAGCTATTCAACCCGCAATGATAGAAAAAGCAGAGGAAGTGTAG
- a CDS encoding beta-aspartyl-peptidase, protein MKPLKLLALFLFSALTLQVSAQQKKYVMVIHGGAGTILKKNMTAEKEAAYIAVLTQALQAGYAEIKAGKSSMDAVEATIHVMENDPHFNAGKGAVFTHDGRNELDAAIMDGKTLMAGSVAGVTTIKNPISAARAVMEKSEHVMMVGAGAEQFAKEVGLEIVDPKYFWTKERWDGLQKAIKEDSTKAVLDHGNKKSELLGSKNHDYKFGTVGCVALDQAGNLAAGTSTGGMTNKKYGRVGDAPIIGAGTYCNNETAGISCTGWGEFYIRNVVAKTISDLMEYKGLSVAEASKIALDKVGKMGGDGGLIALDKKGNVALPFNTEGMYRGTITADGKIEVSIYK, encoded by the coding sequence ATGAAACCGTTAAAATTACTTGCCTTATTCTTGTTTTCGGCTTTAACCCTGCAAGTTTCTGCTCAGCAGAAAAAATATGTAATGGTTATTCACGGCGGTGCCGGCACCATTCTCAAAAAGAATATGACTGCCGAAAAGGAGGCCGCTTATATTGCTGTTTTAACACAAGCTTTGCAGGCAGGTTATGCCGAAATTAAAGCAGGAAAAAGCAGCATGGATGCCGTAGAAGCCACGATTCATGTGATGGAAAACGATCCTCACTTTAATGCAGGAAAAGGTGCCGTTTTTACGCATGATGGCAGAAACGAACTCGATGCGGCAATAATGGATGGTAAAACTTTAATGGCAGGATCGGTTGCCGGAGTAACCACCATTAAAAATCCAATTTCGGCAGCAAGGGCTGTGATGGAAAAATCAGAACACGTGATGATGGTGGGTGCGGGTGCTGAGCAGTTTGCTAAAGAAGTAGGACTGGAAATCGTAGATCCAAAATACTTCTGGACTAAAGAGCGCTGGGATGGTTTGCAAAAAGCCATTAAAGAAGATTCGACAAAAGCAGTACTCGATCATGGAAACAAGAAATCGGAATTACTGGGAAGCAAAAATCACGATTATAAATTTGGTACGGTGGGTTGTGTGGCCTTAGATCAAGCGGGTAACTTAGCTGCAGGAACCTCAACCGGTGGTATGACCAACAAAAAATATGGCCGGGTAGGCGATGCGCCTATTATTGGTGCCGGTACCTATTGCAATAACGAAACCGCAGGTATTTCCTGTACCGGTTGGGGCGAATTTTACATCCGCAATGTGGTGGCCAAAACCATTTCCGATTTAATGGAATACAAGGGTTTATCCGTTGCCGAAGCTTCGAAAATAGCCTTAGATAAAGTAGGAAAAATGGGGGGCGATGGTGGCTTAATTGCTTTAGATAAAAAAGGTAACGTAGCACTGCCCTTTAATACCGAGGGAATGTACAGAGGTACCATAACAGCTGACGGAAAAATTGAAGTCAGCATTTATAAATAA
- a CDS encoding antibiotic ABC transporter ATP-binding protein — protein sequence MAVTGDVYNTGLLKRIFQYVKPYRAVFVWSVILTILLAAISPVRPFLIKYTLDHYILAGNYSGLVNMTMLMVFMLILQTLIQYNHTLLTNTLGQSVIRDLRINVFNHITKLRLKFFDKTPIGQLITRTVSDLETIADIFSEGLISMIGDSLQVVVIVCVMLYTDWQLSLVVLLPIPLLIMATRKFQQAIKVAFQEIRNEVSNLNTFLQEHITGVSIVQYFAREKQEYRKFYAINKRYRDANIRSNWYYSIFFPVVELISAMSLGLLVWYGAKSILSKPLDVTPGTITQFIMYLGMVFTPIRQLADKFNTLQMGMVGAERVFKVLDTDETTPNEGTQRPAKLEGNIKFEKVWFAYNDENYVLKDLSFEVKAGETVALVGATGAGKSSTINILNRFYEVKKGDITVDGIRIEDFDLDYLRSHIATVLQDVFLFSDTILNNITLNNPEITIAEVVNAAKKVGAHDFIERLPGAYQYNVMERGATLSAGQAQLISFIRALVHNPAILVLDEATSSVDTETELLIQKAIDNLMEGRTSIVIAHRLSTIQKADQIIVLDKGEIKEKGTHQQLLKLNGYYKKLYDLQFSSKGIAKV from the coding sequence ATGGCAGTTACAGGCGACGTATACAACACCGGATTACTGAAACGTATTTTTCAATACGTAAAGCCTTACCGTGCTGTTTTTGTATGGTCGGTTATTTTAACCATTCTGCTCGCGGCCATTTCTCCCGTACGTCCGTTTTTAATTAAGTATACACTCGATCATTATATTTTAGCAGGGAATTACTCCGGGCTGGTCAACATGACCATGCTGATGGTCTTTATGTTGATTTTACAGACACTGATCCAGTATAACCATACGCTTTTAACCAATACCCTGGGGCAATCGGTTATCCGCGACCTGCGGATCAATGTTTTTAACCACATTACCAAACTCCGCCTTAAATTTTTCGATAAAACACCCATCGGACAATTAATAACCAGAACAGTTTCAGACCTGGAAACCATTGCTGATATCTTTTCGGAAGGTTTAATCTCCATGATTGGCGATAGTTTGCAGGTGGTAGTAATTGTGTGCGTAATGTTATACACCGATTGGCAATTGAGTTTGGTGGTGCTTTTACCCATTCCTTTGTTGATTATGGCTACCCGGAAATTTCAGCAGGCGATTAAAGTGGCCTTTCAGGAAATTCGGAATGAGGTTTCTAACCTGAATACCTTTTTACAGGAACACATTACAGGTGTTTCTATCGTTCAATACTTTGCAAGAGAGAAACAGGAGTACAGAAAGTTCTACGCGATTAATAAACGTTATCGCGATGCCAATATCCGTTCTAACTGGTATTATTCTATCTTTTTTCCGGTAGTAGAGTTAATCTCGGCCATGTCGCTGGGCTTATTGGTATGGTATGGCGCGAAAAGCATTCTTTCCAAACCCCTGGATGTAACACCCGGAACCATCACCCAGTTTATCATGTACCTGGGTATGGTGTTCACGCCAATCCGCCAGCTGGCAGATAAGTTTAATACCCTGCAGATGGGTATGGTTGGTGCCGAACGTGTTTTTAAAGTTTTAGATACTGATGAGACCACACCAAATGAGGGAACACAAAGGCCTGCAAAATTAGAAGGAAATATTAAATTCGAAAAGGTATGGTTTGCCTACAATGATGAAAATTATGTGCTGAAAGACCTCAGCTTTGAAGTAAAAGCTGGCGAAACCGTTGCTTTGGTTGGAGCAACCGGGGCAGGTAAATCTTCTACCATCAATATCCTGAACCGCTTTTATGAAGTGAAAAAAGGGGATATTACGGTTGATGGTATCCGCATTGAAGATTTTGACCTCGATTACCTGAGAAGTCACATTGCTACCGTGCTGCAGGATGTTTTCTTATTTTCAGACACCATTTTAAACAATATTACCCTTAATAATCCTGAAATTACGATAGCAGAAGTAGTTAATGCGGCCAAAAAAGTTGGTGCACACGATTTTATCGAACGTTTACCTGGTGCTTATCAGTACAATGTGATGGAAAGAGGCGCTACGCTCTCGGCAGGACAGGCACAATTAATTTCGTTTATCCGTGCGCTGGTGCACAATCCGGCTATTTTGGTTTTAGATGAAGCTACCTCATCAGTTGATACCGAAACCGAATTACTGATCCAGAAAGCCATTGATAATTTAATGGAAGGCCGAACCTCCATCGTAATTGCTCACCGTTTATCCACCATTCAAAAGGCCGATCAGATTATTGTGCTCGATAAAGGAGAGATCAAAGAAAAAGGAACACATCAGCAGTTGTTAAAACTAAATGGCTACTATAAAAAGCTTTACGATCTGCAATTCTCGTCCAAAGGAATAGCTAAAGTTTAA
- a CDS encoding tRNA pseudouridine(38-40) synthase TruA, whose translation MSKKRYFIQLAYDGSLYHGWQTQPNAITVQELLDKAMSVFFRQAIETLGCGRTDAGVHATDFYAHFDVEGVEEAKVLNAVTGINAMLPYQIAAKKIIPVHDDAHARFDATARAYKYYLHFEKNPFKLNRSWLVKDQLDREAMNSAAALLLNYTDFSCFSKSNTQTFTNNCKVTKAVFEEQEDGLVFTIQADRFLRNMVRAIMGTLVQIGKKEINLTDFKAIIESKNRSNAGQSVPACGLYLVKIEYPYIR comes from the coding sequence TTGAGTAAAAAAAGGTATTTCATCCAACTGGCTTATGATGGCAGCTTATACCATGGCTGGCAAACACAACCTAATGCAATTACCGTTCAGGAATTGTTAGATAAGGCTATGTCTGTTTTTTTTAGGCAAGCTATCGAAACATTGGGCTGCGGCAGAACGGATGCCGGCGTACATGCCACTGATTTTTATGCGCATTTTGATGTGGAAGGTGTAGAAGAGGCAAAAGTTTTAAACGCAGTAACGGGCATCAATGCCATGTTGCCCTATCAAATTGCTGCAAAAAAAATAATACCCGTGCATGATGATGCCCATGCCCGCTTTGATGCAACTGCCCGTGCTTATAAATATTATCTTCACTTCGAAAAAAATCCTTTTAAACTTAACCGATCTTGGTTGGTTAAAGATCAACTGGATAGAGAAGCGATGAATAGCGCTGCAGCATTGTTGTTAAATTATACCGATTTTTCGTGCTTCAGTAAGTCAAATACGCAAACCTTTACCAATAATTGCAAAGTAACCAAAGCCGTTTTCGAAGAACAGGAAGATGGACTGGTTTTTACCATTCAGGCCGATCGCTTTTTACGGAACATGGTAAGGGCTATTATGGGTACCCTGGTGCAGATTGGTAAAAAGGAAATAAATTTAACGGATTTTAAAGCAATAATAGAAAGTAAAAACCGCAGTAACGCCGGACAATCGGTGCCAGCCTGCGGTTTGTACTTAGTGAAGATAGAATACCCTTATATAAGGTAG